The Desulfovibrio piger DNA segment TGGCCCACCTGCCCGAAGAACGCCGGGCCGACGAGGACGTGGTGCTCATGGGCCACGGCAGCCGCAAGCAGGCCGTGACCGCGTATGCGGCCCTTGCCGGGGCCGTGCAGGCCCTGGACGCCCGCGTGCATGTGGGCACCATGAGCGGTGCCCTGGAGCTGGAGGCCCTGCTGCCGCGCCTCACGTCCCGCCGTGTCTGGCTCATGCCCCTGCTCTCCGTGGTGGGGCGCCATACTCTGGAAGACATGGCCGGGGACGCGCCGGATTCCTGGCGTTCCCGCATCGAGGCCGCCGGCCACACCTGCGCGCCCGTGGTGCGGGGCACGGCCGAATACCGCGCTTTTGCCGATATCTGGCTGCGGCATCTGGAAGATGCCGTAGCTGCCTTGCCAACTGTCAAAAAGGATGAGGAAAAGTGAAGAATGTCCTGCGCCTGCCGCTGGCCCTGCTGGTCTGCGGCCTGATCTCTGCCTGTGGTCTGATGGGGGGCAACGGCAGCGCCGACCTGACGCCTGTGGCACAGGCAGCCCCCGCTGCCAAAGCCAATGCCTTCAACCCCTGGATGAACAAGAGCCTGCCCAACACCCGTACCCTTTCCGCTGAAGGCATGGCCATGGTGCAGGCCATGGGCGCCGACCGCCAGAGCATCGAGGACGAGGCCGCCTACCGCCCCCACTGGCGCGAAGAGATCTACCCCGTGTTCTTCGGCAACAAGACGGCCCCGCACGAGATCATCGTGCTGCTGGACTTTGCCTCGCCCGACAGCGCCCGCGTCTGGCAGGCCGTGCGCGATGCCTCGGCCAAGCTTTCTCCCGCTGACGCCAAGATCGCCGTTTTTGCCAAAAATTCGGAAAACTACGGTACCGACCTCATGGGCATGGGCATCTGGATCAGCTATGAGCGCAAGGGCCAGGCC contains these protein-coding regions:
- a CDS encoding sirohydrochlorin cobaltochelatase codes for the protein MKTAILLVAYGTSSPQGRGSLRQFDAWVRERFPGICVRWALSSELLRTRLTRARQKNDSVLKALRRLCLENFTHVAVQPLQIIPGSEHTDVRADADEAGRLDGLHVSIGTPLLACDEDIRAAAQAVLAHLPEERRADEDVVLMGHGSRKQAVTAYAALAGAVQALDARVHVGTMSGALELEALLPRLTSRRVWLMPLLSVVGRHTLEDMAGDAPDSWRSRIEAAGHTCAPVVRGTAEYRAFADIWLRHLEDAVAALPTVKKDEEK